One Tissierellales bacterium genomic region harbors:
- the cas9 gene encoding type II CRISPR RNA-guided endonuclease Cas9 (Cas9, originally named Csn1, is the large, multifunctional signature protein of type II CRISPR/Cas systems. It is well known even to general audiences because its RNA-guided endonuclease activity has made it a popular tool for custom editing of eukaryotic genomes.) — MKNYEEYDISLNIGVNSVGYAVTNDTELIRFKGKNMWGVNLFQKGETAEQTRLFRTARRRYVRRRNRILLLQELLSEEVLKNDDSFFIRMKESFLHKKDKSINVSNGLFIDQDFKDKDFFDKYPTIYHLREDLINSDNKIDIRLIYLAIHHIIKYRGNFLYEGQSFNVTSGIEDMFLDMVSYFKIEKVEYKDFENILTNEKLSKKDKEKELKNLFTEEKNQQINNLIRLMLGYKADIVKIFDIEDVNDKVSISFSEEGDDGYNEAVELLESKLEEDFYIFESLKKIYGYLIISDLLKNSNSSDEENTISRAMIEKYNEHSDDLVKLKKIYKEFIPHRYSSMFRHDNGNGYKNVKNYNVYINNISKCTREELYKAIKKDIADIKEPEVEEILNKIGNEKFLLKLNSTENAQVPYQLNLAELESIIDNQGQYYPILKMNKDKIISILKFRIPYYVGPLNRNNDNKRIFAWMERKSKDKIYPWNFEEVVDLEKSAENFILKMTNQCSYFPDCDVLPNNSLLYSEYKVLNELNKVRIDGKLLSTQVKLMMLCDLLRKEKNVTEKMIVKFLKNKGVIEKSDNPLIQGMQGEKRLANNLKSHIFFESLGFDVDGKDRETVENIIRWVTLFTDKKILKKKIRDTYNSELISNEVLKKILKRDFKGWGSLSEKLIDGVTTTNKKFENGTILDILKISNMNFMQIISDENLGFNKIIEEKNSRVIEKITIEDIESLHGSPSIKRGIWQSVRMVEEIISIMKNQPRNIFIKVNKEEGPKRRTIPRINRVDNLYEEIKKSRILNIDEQIQEVIDKTKKDKGNIDDNKLYLYLLQNGKCMFTGENLVLEDLSKYRISYIIPKSIIEDNSISNKVLVKYAGNHRGPNGIIIKEDIRNNMKPLWDKMLRVKLISFKKYKNLTAYKFSKEHIENLMNKELVETRQITKHVANLFRNCYIDTDVVTVKATLVERLRRKYELFKVQNLNDFHYAHDSYLTGLLGTFLMKRFPTFRERFYFDVYDNFNFRESGAEYGFIIEEFGKDIKNHNLELVWNSKKIIEKMSKSLDYYDCFISYKKEEKVGGFYNQNPSAKSSGNLMPLKKGLDTELYGGFSQISKSYLLAVEGKRKNKVISTLANCPVVLRNRTMEEKIEYISRDKGLENLKILNDKIMLNQLILKDGMYQLLKSDIEIINAVQIVLPKGQKRVLYNIERKMYKNISSDEVTILFDVLMEKIERFYPVYNKIRGKLLENRGVFIDLSIIEKCQIILEILKLLQANSTRANFKILGLSSDVGRQTKIGIKLSELIFVERSVTGLYEKKWKVV; from the coding sequence ATGAAAAATTATGAAGAGTACGATATTTCTTTGAATATAGGTGTTAATTCTGTGGGTTATGCAGTTACTAATGATACAGAACTTATTAGGTTTAAAGGTAAGAATATGTGGGGGGTAAATTTATTCCAAAAAGGAGAAACGGCAGAACAAACTAGATTATTTAGAACTGCTAGAAGAAGATATGTTAGAAGAAGAAATAGAATACTTTTGCTCCAGGAACTTCTTAGTGAGGAAGTATTAAAAAATGATGATTCATTTTTTATACGCATGAAAGAATCGTTTCTGCATAAAAAGGACAAGTCTATAAATGTATCTAACGGTCTTTTCATTGATCAAGATTTTAAAGACAAAGATTTTTTTGATAAGTATCCTACAATATATCATTTAAGAGAGGATTTAATAAATTCTGATAATAAAATTGACATTAGGTTAATTTATTTAGCAATACATCATATTATAAAATATAGGGGAAATTTCCTTTATGAAGGTCAGAGTTTTAATGTGACGAGTGGTATTGAAGATATGTTTCTTGATATGGTGAGTTATTTTAAGATAGAGAAAGTAGAATATAAAGATTTTGAAAACATCTTAACAAATGAAAAGCTAAGTAAAAAAGATAAAGAAAAAGAGTTAAAAAATCTATTTACTGAAGAGAAGAACCAACAAATTAACAACTTGATAAGGTTGATGTTAGGGTATAAAGCTGATATTGTAAAAATTTTTGATATAGAGGATGTTAATGATAAAGTAAGTATCTCATTTTCTGAGGAGGGTGATGATGGTTACAATGAAGCAGTAGAATTATTAGAGTCAAAATTGGAAGAGGATTTCTATATATTTGAATCACTTAAGAAGATATATGGATATTTGATCATTAGTGATTTATTAAAAAATTCTAATAGTTCGGATGAAGAGAATACTATTTCAAGAGCTATGATTGAAAAATATAATGAACACTCTGATGATTTAGTAAAACTTAAGAAAATATATAAGGAGTTTATTCCACATAGATACAGCAGTATGTTTAGGCATGATAATGGTAATGGATATAAAAATGTTAAAAATTATAACGTTTATATAAATAATATTAGTAAATGTACTAGGGAAGAGTTGTATAAGGCAATAAAAAAGGATATAGCTGATATTAAGGAACCAGAAGTAGAAGAGATATTGAATAAAATTGGTAATGAGAAGTTTTTACTTAAGCTTAATTCAACAGAAAATGCTCAAGTACCGTATCAATTAAACTTAGCAGAGTTAGAATCTATAATAGATAATCAGGGACAGTATTATCCAATACTAAAAATGAATAAAGATAAAATTATTAGTATATTGAAGTTTAGAATACCGTATTATGTGGGGCCACTTAATAGAAACAATGATAACAAGAGAATATTTGCTTGGATGGAAAGAAAGTCAAAAGATAAGATCTATCCATGGAACTTCGAAGAAGTGGTAGATTTGGAGAAGTCAGCGGAAAATTTCATATTAAAGATGACAAATCAGTGTAGCTATTTTCCTGATTGTGATGTTCTTCCTAATAACTCTTTGTTGTATTCGGAATATAAAGTTTTGAATGAATTGAATAAAGTTAGAATTGATGGGAAATTACTAAGTACACAGGTTAAGTTAATGATGTTATGTGATTTACTTAGAAAAGAAAAAAATGTAACAGAAAAAATGATTGTGAAATTTTTAAAGAATAAAGGTGTAATTGAAAAAAGTGATAATCCTTTGATTCAAGGAATGCAGGGAGAAAAAAGGTTAGCAAATAATTTGAAATCTCATATCTTTTTTGAAAGTTTAGGCTTTGATGTAGATGGTAAGGATAGAGAAACTGTAGAAAATATTATCAGATGGGTTACATTATTCACTGATAAAAAAATCCTTAAAAAGAAGATTAGAGATACTTACAACTCTGAATTAATCAGTAATGAAGTTCTTAAGAAAATTTTAAAAAGAGATTTTAAAGGTTGGGGGAGCTTATCTGAAAAATTAATTGATGGAGTTACTACAACTAATAAAAAATTTGAAAATGGAACGATTTTAGATATATTGAAAATTTCAAACATGAATTTCATGCAGATAATATCTGATGAAAATTTAGGATTTAATAAAATTATTGAAGAGAAAAATTCTAGAGTAATTGAAAAAATAACTATTGAAGATATCGAATCTCTTCATGGTTCACCATCAATCAAGAGAGGAATTTGGCAATCTGTAAGAATGGTTGAAGAAATTATTTCAATCATGAAAAATCAACCAAGAAATATATTTATTAAGGTGAATAAAGAGGAAGGTCCTAAACGTAGAACTATTCCAAGAATAAATAGAGTAGATAACTTATATGAAGAAATAAAAAAATCTAGGATTCTTAATATAGATGAACAAATCCAAGAGGTAATAGATAAGACAAAGAAAGATAAAGGAAACATAGATGATAATAAGTTGTACCTTTACCTATTGCAAAATGGGAAGTGTATGTTTACTGGTGAAAATTTAGTATTAGAAGATTTATCTAAGTATAGAATAAGTTATATAATTCCTAAGTCGATAATTGAAGATAATAGTATATCAAATAAGGTTTTGGTCAAGTACGCAGGTAATCATAGGGGGCCCAACGGAATAATAATAAAAGAGGATATCAGAAATAACATGAAGCCTCTGTGGGATAAAATGTTAAGAGTAAAGCTAATTAGTTTCAAGAAGTATAAGAATTTAACAGCATATAAATTTTCAAAAGAACACATAGAAAATTTGATGAATAAGGAGTTGGTAGAAACTAGACAAATAACTAAGCATGTTGCTAATTTGTTTAGAAATTGTTATATAGATACAGATGTAGTTACTGTAAAAGCTACTTTAGTAGAAAGACTAAGAAGAAAATACGAACTATTTAAGGTGCAAAATCTGAATGATTTTCATTATGCCCATGATTCATATTTAACTGGCCTTTTAGGAACTTTCTTAATGAAAAGATTCCCTACATTTAGAGAACGTTTTTATTTTGATGTCTATGACAACTTTAATTTTAGAGAATCGGGGGCAGAATATGGATTCATAATTGAAGAGTTTGGAAAAGATATAAAAAATCATAATCTGGAATTAGTATGGAATTCTAAAAAAATCATAGAAAAAATGAGTAAGAGTCTAGATTATTATGACTGCTTCATTTCATATAAGAAAGAAGAAAAAGTAGGGGGATTCTATAACCAAAATCCTTCTGCTAAATCTTCGGGTAATTTAATGCCGTTGAAGAAAGGATTAGATACAGAGTTGTATGGTGGATTTAGTCAAATAAGTAAAAGTTATTTGTTAGCAGTTGAAGGGAAAAGGAAGAATAAAGTGATTTCTACTTTAGCAAATTGTCCTGTTGTTTTAAGGAATCGAACAATGGAAGAAAAAATAGAGTATATTTCTAGAGACAAGGGATTAGAGAATTTAAAAATATTGAATGATAAGATAATGTTGAATCAGTTAATATTGAAAGATGGCATGTATCAATTATTAAAAAGTGATATAGAAATTATTAATGCAGTACAAATCGTTCTGCCAAAAGGACAAAAGCGAGTTTTATACAATATTGAACGTAAAATGTATAAAAACATTTCATCCGACGAAGTTACTATACTATTTGATGTTCTTATGGAGAAAATTGAAAGATTTTATCCTGTTTATAATAAGATAAGGGGAAAATTGTTAGAAAATAGAGGAGTATTTATTGACTTAAGTATTATAGAAAAATGTCAAATTATATTGGAAATCTTAAAGCTTTTACAGGCAAACTCTACAAGAGCGAATTTTAAAATACTAGGTCTATCTAGTGATGTTGGAAGACAAACGAAAATAGGTATTAAATTATCAGAGTTAATATTTGTAGAAAGATCTGTAACAGGATTGTATGAAAAAAAGTGGAAAGTTGTCTAA